In Nostocoides sp. HKS02, the DNA window GGCACCAAGTACGCGGCGGGCGTCAGCGTCACGCTCCCCGCCATCAACGCCCACCAGAACACCTCCTACACGCTCTGCCCGGGCAAGTATCTCTATCCGCTCATGGACACCATCAGGCAGAAGGCCGCGCTCTACGCGACCTACTCGACGACGAGTGGTCCGATCCCCGTCCAGACCGCCAACCTGTATGCCGCCTACGGCTCGCTCACGCTCGCATCGGGATCCACGGGCTGGCCCGTGCGCGACCTGCAGCTGGAGCTGAACCGCCGCGGCTACAGCGTCGGACCCGCGGACGGCGACTTCGGCGCCCTGACGGCCACAGCTGTGACGAGCTTCCAGAAGGCGGCCAAGCTCACCCAGACCGGGCGCGTCGCCGCGAACGACTGGAAGGCCCTTTCCGGCCTGCCCTACACCCAGGTGCCCAGCGCACCCCTGCCACCGATCCCCGGGTTCAACGCCGACGGGCGCGGTGACGTCATGGGCCGCACCGGCACGGGCGACCTGTACTACTACCCGACCGCGGTCGGGACGGTCGGCGCTCCGGTCAAGATCAGCTCCGGCTGGAACGGTTTCACCCAGGTCGTCTCCCCCGGCGACTGGAACGGCGACCGGTGGTCCGACGTGCTCGCACTGACCGGCACCGGCAAGCTCTACCTGTACAAGGGCAACGGCAAGGGCGGCTTCCTCGGTGCTGGCACCCTCATCGCGCAGGGCCTGACGGGGTACATCGATCTCCTCGGCCCGGGCGACATGAACGGTGACAAGAAGCCAGACCTCCTGGCCCGCAAGGCGAACGGGGAGCTGTGGCTGCTGGCGGGTAACGGCACGGGCGGCTTCCTCGGGGCTCCCCGACGGATCGCCACCGGTTGG includes these proteins:
- a CDS encoding FG-GAP-like repeat-containing protein: MKSIVIHHTAGTNDYTQATAAAQVRGIYAYDTLGLGWADIAYNFLVDKWGRVYEGRAGSITLPVRGAHAMGFNTDTMGIAAMGNYETTTAPDAMVDSLAKVAGWKLSQYGVNPLGTARLTSQGGAGTKYAAGVSVTLPAINAHQNTSYTLCPGKYLYPLMDTIRQKAALYATYSTTSGPIPVQTANLYAAYGSLTLASGSTGWPVRDLQLELNRRGYSVGPADGDFGALTATAVTSFQKAAKLTQTGRVAANDWKALSGLPYTQVPSAPLPPIPGFNADGRGDVMGRTGTGDLYYYPTAVGTVGAPVKISSGWNGFTQVVSPGDWNGDRWSDVLALTGTGKLYLYKGNGKGGFLGAGTLIAQGLTGYIDLLGPGDMNGDKKPDLLARKANGELWLLAGNGTGGFLGAPRRIATGWQLLTQVITPGDVTGDGRPDLLARTASGALYLYAGTGNTTGTASGYRPGKLVSGGWQAYNTVFSTGDLTGDGRADLIARTSANLDYVFPGTGTGAFLAAKRITVPWGATTRLVRRPLRTTWRGAAWHARRGVAVQPCETGLSGAPLARIAEVSAAAASAGA